One genomic window of Gemmatimonadota bacterium includes the following:
- a CDS encoding DUF402 domain-containing protein, whose protein sequence is MTERPRVRIHYRRPPDREQIFDQTVVLERDDVIVTLSEAMEFDPPMRIDGDIALETGSSVVWFTFPGAWHDVGRFHLADGTFTGFYANVLTPPEIDGRVWHTTDLYLDVWVSADGTVQLLDEDQFDEAVGRGLVDRDTARRAREEAEGLLAQARDGSWPPAVVREWTLERASFDG, encoded by the coding sequence GTGACCGAGCGTCCCCGCGTCCGTATTCACTACCGGCGCCCGCCGGATCGAGAACAGATCTTCGATCAAACCGTGGTGCTGGAGCGCGACGACGTCATCGTGACCCTTTCGGAAGCGATGGAGTTCGATCCTCCCATGCGCATCGACGGTGACATCGCGCTCGAGACGGGCTCCTCTGTCGTTTGGTTCACCTTCCCCGGCGCGTGGCACGACGTCGGCCGCTTCCACCTCGCCGACGGCACTTTCACGGGCTTCTACGCGAACGTGCTCACACCGCCGGAGATCGACGGGCGAGTTTGGCACACCACGGATCTGTACCTCGACGTCTGGGTTTCTGCTGACGGGACTGTCCAGCTTCTCGACGAGGATCAGTTCGACGAAGCAGTGGGACGCGGTCTGGTGGACAGAGACACCGCGCGTCGGGCGCGCGAGGAGGCGGAGGGGCTACTGGCTCAGGCGCGAGACGGTTCGTGGCCACCCGCCGTGGTACGGGAGTGGACGCTGGAGCGGGCGAGCTTCGACGGCTAG